In Massilia antarctica, the following are encoded in one genomic region:
- a CDS encoding CerR family C-terminal domain-containing protein, giving the protein MEKTPTLPADDARRTRSDGAQSRERLLLAAIRLFAEQGFAKTSTREIALAAGTNIASISYYFGDKAGLYRAAFTEPSPCDPNLAVFTATDATLRETLEGFYAVMMADLKRGDLARMSMRLWFREMLEPTGVWDEEIDNGIKPAHAALMMVLGRHLGLAAPDDDLQRLAFSLVGLAVQLMVTRDVIDRINPHLLENDAAIDAWMARLVDYGEAMVKAELARRKAGAAQPITKPRKKKA; this is encoded by the coding sequence ATGGAAAAAACACCCACTTTACCGGCCGACGATGCGCGCCGCACGCGCTCGGACGGCGCCCAGTCGCGCGAGCGGCTGCTGCTGGCGGCGATCCGCCTGTTCGCCGAGCAGGGCTTCGCCAAAACCTCCACCCGCGAGATCGCGCTGGCCGCCGGCACCAACATCGCCTCCATCAGTTACTACTTCGGCGACAAGGCGGGCTTGTACCGTGCCGCCTTTACCGAACCGTCGCCCTGCGACCCGAACCTGGCCGTATTCACCGCGACCGACGCCACCTTGCGCGAAACGCTCGAAGGCTTCTATGCCGTCATGATGGCCGACCTGAAACGCGGCGACCTGGCGCGCATGTCGATGCGGCTGTGGTTTCGCGAGATGCTCGAACCGACCGGCGTATGGGACGAGGAAATCGACAACGGCATCAAGCCGGCCCACGCGGCGCTGATGATGGTACTCGGCCGTCACCTTGGCCTGGCCGCGCCCGACGACGACCTGCAGCGCCTGGCCTTTTCGCTGGTCGGCCTGGCGGTGCAGCTGATGGTCACGCGCGACGTGATCGACCGCATCAATCCCCACCTGCTGGAAAACGACGCCGCCATCGATGCCTGGATGGCGCGCCTGGTCGACTACGGCGAGGCGATGGTCAAGGCCGAACTGGCGCGCCGCAAGGCCGGCGCCGCACAACCGATTACAAAGCCACGAAAGAAGAAAGCATGA
- a CDS encoding efflux transporter outer membrane subunit — protein sequence MKIIHVLSAALLPLTLGGCALAPPGKIEAPVAPQWQAPLPHNGSLTDLSGWWRQQGDPLLGQLVEAAQTASPNVATARSRIAQSRADRIAAGAALAPTLDASMSVSRANQQSTLPGGTSSQAGLESAWEIDLFGGARATRNASEERLAGARASWHDARVTVAAEVANQYYSLRACEQLLAVARLDAASREDTARLTGLSADAGFQAPATAALARASAAEGKSRATLQRALCDIDVKTLVALTAIDEADLRARLLAGTPVTPPPLGIAALPAQVLAQRPDVFTAEREVAAASFDVGSAQAQRYPRLALRGAIGAANFRSGGENTQLDTWSIGPLALTLPIFDGGRRSANVDAAKARYEAAVVSYRASARRAVSEVEQALVNLNSAADRSADAQVSLDGYRAAFRAAEDRYKNGLGSLLELEDARRTRLAAENAVVTLERERSAATVALYRAAGGGWTTASN from the coding sequence ATGAAGATAATCCATGTACTGAGTGCGGCCCTGCTGCCGCTGACCTTGGGAGGGTGCGCGCTGGCGCCGCCGGGCAAGATCGAGGCGCCGGTAGCGCCGCAATGGCAGGCGCCGCTGCCGCACAACGGCAGCCTGACCGACCTCTCTGGCTGGTGGCGCCAGCAGGGCGACCCGCTGCTGGGGCAACTGGTGGAGGCGGCGCAAACGGCCAGCCCCAACGTGGCCACGGCGCGTTCGCGCATCGCCCAGTCGCGCGCCGACCGCATCGCGGCCGGCGCCGCGTTGGCCCCGACCCTGGACGCGAGCATGAGCGTGAGCCGCGCCAACCAGCAAAGCACCCTGCCCGGCGGCACCTCCAGCCAGGCGGGCCTGGAAAGCGCGTGGGAGATCGACCTGTTCGGCGGCGCCCGCGCCACCCGCAACGCCAGCGAGGAACGCCTGGCCGGCGCGCGCGCCAGCTGGCATGACGCGAGGGTGACGGTGGCGGCGGAAGTGGCCAACCAGTATTACAGCCTGCGCGCGTGCGAGCAGTTGCTGGCGGTGGCCCGGCTCGACGCCGCCTCGCGCGAAGATACCGCTCGCCTGACCGGCCTGTCGGCCGATGCCGGCTTCCAGGCACCAGCCACGGCGGCCCTGGCACGCGCCAGCGCGGCCGAGGGCAAGAGCCGCGCCACCTTGCAGCGCGCCTTGTGCGATATCGATGTCAAGACCCTGGTGGCCCTGACCGCGATCGACGAGGCGGACCTGCGCGCGCGCCTGCTGGCCGGCACGCCGGTCACGCCGCCGCCGCTCGGCATCGCGGCCCTGCCGGCCCAGGTGCTGGCGCAGCGGCCCGATGTGTTTACCGCCGAACGCGAAGTGGCGGCGGCCAGCTTCGACGTCGGCAGCGCCCAGGCCCAGCGCTATCCGCGCCTGGCCTTGAGAGGCGCGATCGGGGCGGCCAACTTTCGCAGCGGCGGCGAGAATACCCAGCTCGATACCTGGTCGATCGGCCCGCTGGCCCTGACCCTGCCGATCTTCGACGGCGGGCGGCGCAGCGCCAACGTGGATGCGGCCAAGGCGCGCTACGAAGCGGCCGTGGTGTCGTACCGCGCCAGCGCGCGGCGCGCCGTCAGTGAAGTCGAGCAGGCGCTGGTGAACCTGAACAGCGCCGCCGACCGCAGCGCCGACGCCCAAGTGTCGCTGGACGGCTACCGCGCCGCCTTCCGCGCCGCCGAGGACCGCTACAAGAATGGACTGGGCAGCCTGCTCGAACTGGAAGACGCGCGCCGCACCCGCCTGGCCGCCGAGAACGCGGTCGTGACCCTGGAGCGCGAACGCAGCGCCGCCACGGTGGCGCTGTACCGCGCCGCCGGCGGCGGCTGGACCACCGCCTCGAACTGA
- a CDS encoding efflux RND transporter periplasmic adaptor subunit: MKNLKLKPAAALVIGSLVLASGALMAVSSNSMAADDKKDAAPKPALTVTTTKPSPASLAIKLGANGNVAAWQEAVIGSESGGLRLTDVKVNVGDVVRKGQVLAVFSADSVNADVAQARAGLLEAEANAAEAVANAARARTLETSGALSAQQISQYKTAEQTAKARIASARAALSSQQLRLKYTQVVAPDDGVISARAATVGSVVGVGTELFRMIRQGRLEWRAEVTAAELARIKPGTSAVVKAANGSELTGKVRMIAPTIDPQTRSALVYVDLPSATASATGANAPFKAGMFASGQFELGTSDAMTVPQQAVVVRDGFSYVFRLNPDSRVSQLKVQAGRRLGERIEVTKGLTADSLVVVSGAGFLNEGDLVRNVPATAPVSASATASATAPAGAAK, from the coding sequence TTGAAAAACCTCAAACTCAAACCGGCCGCCGCGCTGGTGATCGGCAGCCTGGTACTGGCATCGGGCGCACTGATGGCCGTGTCGTCCAATTCGATGGCCGCCGACGACAAGAAAGACGCGGCGCCAAAGCCGGCGCTGACGGTCACCACCACCAAACCGTCGCCCGCCTCCCTGGCCATCAAGCTGGGCGCCAACGGCAACGTCGCCGCCTGGCAGGAAGCGGTGATCGGCAGCGAGTCGGGCGGCCTGCGCCTGACCGATGTCAAGGTCAATGTCGGCGACGTGGTCAGGAAGGGCCAGGTACTGGCCGTGTTCTCGGCCGATTCGGTCAACGCCGACGTGGCGCAGGCGCGCGCCGGCCTGCTCGAAGCCGAAGCGAATGCCGCCGAAGCGGTGGCCAATGCGGCCCGCGCCCGCACCCTGGAAACCTCGGGCGCGCTGTCGGCCCAGCAGATCAGCCAGTACAAGACGGCCGAGCAGACCGCCAAGGCGCGCATCGCCTCGGCCAGGGCAGCCCTGTCGTCGCAGCAGCTGCGCCTGAAATACACGCAGGTGGTCGCGCCCGACGACGGCGTGATCTCGGCGCGCGCGGCCACCGTCGGTTCGGTGGTCGGCGTGGGCACGGAACTGTTCCGCATGATCCGCCAGGGCCGCCTGGAATGGCGCGCCGAAGTCACGGCGGCCGAACTGGCGCGCATCAAGCCGGGCACCAGCGCCGTGGTCAAGGCGGCCAACGGCAGCGAACTGACCGGCAAGGTGCGCATGATCGCGCCGACCATCGATCCCCAGACCCGCTCCGCGCTGGTGTATGTGGACCTGCCATCGGCTACCGCTTCGGCTACGGGGGCGAACGCGCCGTTCAAGGCCGGCATGTTCGCCAGCGGCCAGTTCGAGCTGGGCACCTCGGACGCCATGACCGTGCCGCAGCAGGCGGTGGTGGTGCGCGATGGCTTCAGCTATGTGTTCCGCCTGAACCCGGATAGCCGGGTCAGCCAGCTCAAGGTGCAGGCCGGACGGCGCCTGGGCGAGCGCATCGAAGTGACCAAGGGCTTGACTGCCGATTCGCTGGTCGTGGTCAGCGGCGCGGGCTTTTTGAATGAAGGCGACCTGGTACGCAATGTCCCCGCGACCGCGCCGGTGAGCGCGTCGGCGACCGCGTCGGCTACCGCGCCGGCTGGCGCGGCAAAATAA
- a CDS encoding efflux RND transporter permease subunit yields the protein MNFSSLSIKNPIPAIMLFALLTLAGLLAYKANAVQDFPDIELPIVTVTATLDGAAPAQLETEVARKIEDSVATLQGVKNVYTKVLDGVATVTVEFILEKNISEGVNDVRDAVARVKADLPAEMRDPTVTKASTAGRVILTFTAAAAPGKGGVPLDDQELSWFVDNSVAKRLLNVPGVGAVKRVGGVAREIRVELDDARMAALKVAAVDVSRQLRSVQREAPGGRGDVSGAEQSVRTIATVQTADQLAAMDIPLPDGRRVRLDQIASVTDTVAEPRSVAEQDGKRVVGFEIFRTKGASEIAVAEGTRAAIAELRAAHANVALTEVIDNAQPVQENFHGSMELLYEGAILAVLVVWWFLRDWRATLVAAAALPLSVIPAFLGQYLFGYTLNTVTLLSLALVVGVLVDDAIVEIENISRHLRMGKSPMQAAMEAADEIGMAVIATTFALVAVFLPTAFMGGIPGLFFKQFGWTAVLAILASLVVARLLTPMMAAYILKDLPHEEEKDGWVMQRYMAAMQWCLKHRLVTAIGSGLFFVGSIMLVPLLPTGFVPAADRAQTMINVELPPGSTLAETRAVAERARVAAMEVPGIKGIFSSIGGGSSGDAFAPGASAEARRAVLTLTTLHRNDRKESMDQLERQIRAKLDQIPGAKFNVGPQDTGVKMQLVLRSEDALALTGAAQAVERELRTLKGVGNVSSSASLVRPEIIVRPDFAKAADMGVTAAAIGETVRVATAGDYDTALTKMNLSERQVPIRVKLPDAVRADLAALGRLTVPGKNGPVMLDNVAAITMESGPAQIDRLNRSRNVTLEVELSGRSLGEVNDEARKLPSMQKLPASVKIAELGDAQEMQALFASFGLAMLIGVLCIYGVLVLLFKDFMQPVTILAALPLSIGGAFVALLLTGKALSMPSMIGLIMLMGIVTKNSILLVDYAILARQAGMDRFDALVDACHKRSRPIIMTTIAMGAGMMPLALGWGADPSFRSPMAIAVIGGLITSTLLSLLVVPAVYTYIDDLEHLLKRGMHYLRKDKAVPRRRQALDLSE from the coding sequence ATGAATTTTTCATCCCTATCAATCAAGAACCCGATACCGGCGATCATGCTGTTCGCGTTACTGACCCTGGCCGGCCTGCTGGCCTACAAGGCCAACGCGGTGCAGGACTTCCCGGACATCGAACTGCCGATTGTCACCGTCACCGCCACGCTCGATGGCGCCGCGCCGGCGCAGCTGGAAACGGAAGTGGCGCGCAAGATCGAGGATTCGGTCGCCACCTTGCAAGGCGTGAAGAACGTCTACACCAAGGTGCTCGATGGCGTGGCCACCGTGACGGTCGAATTCATCCTCGAGAAAAATATCTCGGAAGGCGTGAACGATGTGCGCGATGCGGTGGCGCGGGTCAAGGCCGACCTGCCCGCCGAAATGCGCGACCCGACCGTGACCAAGGCTTCCACGGCCGGCCGCGTGATCCTTACCTTTACCGCCGCCGCGGCGCCAGGCAAGGGCGGCGTGCCGCTGGACGACCAGGAACTGAGCTGGTTCGTCGACAATTCGGTCGCCAAGCGCCTGCTCAATGTACCTGGTGTGGGCGCGGTCAAGCGCGTCGGCGGGGTGGCGCGCGAGATCCGGGTGGAACTCGACGATGCCCGCATGGCGGCGCTGAAGGTGGCGGCCGTGGACGTGTCGCGCCAGCTGCGCAGCGTGCAGCGCGAAGCGCCGGGCGGGCGCGGTGACGTTTCCGGCGCCGAGCAGTCGGTGCGCACCATCGCCACCGTGCAGACGGCCGACCAGCTGGCGGCGATGGACATTCCGCTGCCGGACGGACGCCGCGTGCGGCTCGACCAGATCGCGAGCGTGACCGATACCGTGGCCGAGCCGCGTTCGGTGGCCGAACAGGATGGCAAGCGCGTGGTCGGCTTCGAGATTTTCCGCACCAAGGGCGCCAGCGAGATCGCGGTGGCCGAAGGCACGCGCGCCGCCATCGCCGAACTGCGGGCGGCGCATGCCAACGTGGCTTTGACGGAAGTGATCGACAATGCCCAGCCGGTGCAGGAAAACTTCCACGGCTCGATGGAGCTGCTGTACGAAGGCGCGATCCTGGCGGTGCTGGTGGTGTGGTGGTTCCTGCGCGACTGGCGCGCCACCCTGGTGGCGGCCGCCGCGCTGCCGCTGTCGGTGATTCCCGCCTTCCTGGGCCAGTACCTGTTCGGCTACACGCTCAATACCGTGACCCTGCTGTCGCTGGCGCTGGTGGTGGGGGTGCTGGTGGACGATGCGATCGTCGAGATCGAGAATATTTCGCGCCACCTGCGCATGGGGAAATCCCCGATGCAGGCGGCCATGGAAGCGGCCGACGAAATCGGCATGGCGGTCATCGCCACCACCTTCGCGCTGGTCGCGGTGTTTTTGCCGACCGCCTTCATGGGCGGCATCCCGGGCCTGTTCTTCAAGCAGTTCGGCTGGACCGCGGTGCTGGCGATCCTGGCTTCGCTGGTGGTGGCGCGCCTGCTCACGCCGATGATGGCGGCCTACATCCTCAAGGACTTGCCGCATGAAGAGGAAAAAGACGGCTGGGTGATGCAGCGCTACATGGCGGCCATGCAGTGGTGCCTGAAACACCGCCTGGTCACCGCGATCGGCTCGGGCCTGTTCTTTGTCGGTTCGATCATGCTGGTGCCGCTGCTGCCGACCGGCTTCGTGCCGGCGGCCGACCGCGCCCAGACCATGATCAACGTCGAACTGCCACCCGGCTCCACCCTGGCCGAGACGCGCGCGGTGGCCGAACGGGCCCGCGTGGCGGCGATGGAAGTGCCGGGCATCAAAGGCATCTTCAGTTCGATCGGCGGCGGTTCCAGCGGCGACGCCTTCGCCCCGGGCGCCTCGGCCGAAGCGCGGCGCGCGGTGCTGACCCTGACCACCTTGCACCGCAACGACCGCAAGGAATCGATGGACCAGCTGGAACGCCAGATCCGCGCCAAGCTCGATCAGATCCCCGGCGCCAAGTTCAACGTGGGCCCGCAGGATACCGGCGTCAAGATGCAGCTGGTGCTGCGCAGCGAAGATGCGCTGGCGCTGACCGGCGCGGCGCAGGCGGTGGAACGCGAACTGCGCACCCTCAAGGGCGTCGGCAATGTCAGTTCGAGCGCCTCGCTGGTGCGTCCGGAAATCATCGTGCGTCCCGACTTTGCCAAGGCGGCCGACATGGGCGTGACCGCGGCAGCCATCGGCGAGACGGTGCGCGTGGCCACCGCCGGCGACTATGACACGGCGCTGACCAAGATGAACCTGAGCGAGCGCCAGGTGCCGATCCGGGTCAAGCTGCCGGACGCGGTGCGGGCCGACCTGGCGGCGCTGGGCCGGCTGACGGTACCGGGCAAGAACGGCCCGGTCATGCTCGACAACGTGGCGGCAATCACGATGGAAAGCGGCCCGGCGCAGATCGACCGCCTCAATCGCAGCCGCAATGTGACCCTGGAAGTGGAGCTGTCGGGCCGCTCGCTGGGCGAAGTCAATGACGAAGCGCGCAAGCTGCCATCGATGCAGAAACTGCCGGCGTCGGTGAAGATCGCCGAACTGGGCGACGCCCAGGAGATGCAGGCGCTGTTTGCCAGCTTCGGCCTGGCGATGCTGATCGGGGTGCTGTGCATCTATGGCGTGCTGGTGCTGCTGTTCAAGGACTTCATGCAGCCGGTGACGATCCTGGCGGCGCTGCCGCTGTCGATCGGCGGCGCCTTCGTGGCCCTGCTGCTGACCGGGAAGGCGCTGTCGATGCCGTCCATGATCGGCCTGATCATGCTGATGGGGATCGTGACCAAGAACTCGATCCTGCTGGTCGATTACGCGATCCTGGCGCGCCAGGCCGGCATGGACCGTTTCGATGCGCTGGTCGACGCCTGCCACAAGCGCAGCCGCCCGATCATCATGACCACCATCGCCATGGGCGCCGGCATGATGCCGCTGGCGCTGGGCTGGGGCGCGGACCCGAGCTTCCGCTCGCCGATGGCGATTGCCGTCATCGGCGGCCTGATCACATCGAC